In the genome of Pseudomonas sp. LBUM920, one region contains:
- the ffh gene encoding signal recognition particle protein has translation MFENLTDRLSQTLRHVTGKAKLTEDNIKDTLREVRMALLEADVALPVVKDFVNSVKERAVGTEVSRSLTPGQAFVKIVQAELESLMGAANEDLNLSAVPPAVVLMAGLQGAGKTTTAGKLARFLKERKKKSVMVVSADVYRPAAIKQLEMLAGEVGVTFFPSDLSQKPVDIANAAIKEAKLKFIDVVIVDTAGRLHIDEEMMGEIKALHAAINPVETLFVVDAMTGQDAANTAKAFGDALPLTGVILTKVDGDARGGAALSVRAITGKPIKFIGMGEKSDALEPFHPERIASRILGMGDVLSLIEQAEATLDKDKADKLAKKLKKGKGFDLEDFRDQLQQMKNMGGLGGLMDKLPNIGGVNLAQMGNAQGAAEKQFKQMEAIINSMTPAERRDPELISGSRKRRIAMGSGTQVQDIGRLIKQHKQMQKMMKKFSAKGGMAKMMRGMGGMLPGGGMPKM, from the coding sequence TGGTGAAGGACTTCGTCAACTCGGTCAAAGAGCGCGCGGTCGGCACCGAAGTGTCCCGCAGCCTGACCCCGGGCCAGGCCTTTGTGAAGATCGTGCAGGCCGAACTCGAAAGCCTGATGGGCGCGGCCAACGAAGACTTGAACCTCAGCGCCGTGCCACCGGCCGTCGTGCTGATGGCCGGTCTGCAAGGTGCGGGTAAGACCACCACCGCCGGCAAGCTGGCGCGCTTCCTTAAAGAGCGCAAGAAGAAGTCGGTAATGGTGGTGTCGGCCGACGTGTACCGTCCGGCGGCCATCAAGCAGCTGGAAATGCTCGCAGGCGAAGTGGGCGTGACCTTCTTCCCGTCCGACCTGAGCCAGAAGCCGGTCGACATTGCCAACGCGGCTATTAAAGAAGCCAAGCTCAAATTCATCGACGTGGTCATCGTCGATACCGCCGGTCGCCTGCACATCGATGAAGAGATGATGGGCGAGATCAAGGCGCTGCATGCCGCGATCAATCCGGTCGAGACGCTGTTCGTGGTCGACGCCATGACCGGCCAGGATGCGGCCAACACCGCCAAGGCCTTTGGTGATGCGCTGCCGTTAACCGGCGTGATCCTGACCAAGGTCGACGGTGATGCCCGTGGCGGTGCTGCGCTGTCGGTACGTGCAATCACCGGCAAGCCGATCAAGTTCATCGGTATGGGCGAGAAGAGCGACGCGCTCGAGCCGTTCCACCCTGAGCGTATCGCTTCGCGTATCCTCGGCATGGGCGACGTGCTCAGCCTGATCGAGCAGGCCGAAGCCACGCTCGACAAGGACAAGGCCGATAAGCTGGCCAAGAAGCTGAAGAAGGGCAAGGGCTTCGACCTCGAAGACTTCCGTGACCAGCTGCAACAAATGAAGAACATGGGCGGCCTCGGCGGCCTGATGGACAAACTGCCGAACATCGGCGGTGTGAACCTGGCGCAAATGGGCAATGCCCAAGGCGCGGCAGAGAAGCAGTTCAAGCAGATGGAAGCCATCATCAACTCCATGACCCCGGCCGAGCGCCGCGACCCTGAGCTGATCAGCGGTTCGCGCAAGCGTCGGATCGCCATGGGCTCCGGCACCCAGGTGCAGGACATCGGTCGCTTGATCAAGCAGCACAAGCAGATGCAGAAGATGATGAAGAAGTTCTCCGCAAAAGGCGGAATGGCCAAGATGATGCGCGGCATGGGCGGTATGTTGCCCGGCGGCGGCATGCCAAAAATGTAA
- the rpsP gene encoding 30S ribosomal protein S16, protein MLTIRLALGGSKKRPFYHLTVTDSRNPRDGSHKEQVGFFNPVARGQEVRLSVNQERVAYWLSVGAQPSERVAKLLKDSAKAAA, encoded by the coding sequence ATGCTAACAATCCGTCTTGCCCTTGGCGGCTCCAAAAAGCGCCCGTTTTACCACTTGACCGTAACCGACAGCCGCAACCCGCGCGACGGTTCGCACAAGGAACAGGTTGGTTTCTTTAACCCTGTTGCTCGTGGTCAAGAAGTTCGTCTGTCCGTGAACCAAGAGCGCGTAGCCTACTGGCTGAGCGTGGGTGCACAGCCATCCGAGCGCGTTGCAAAACTGTTGAAGGACTCGGCTAAGGCCGCAGCCTGA
- the trmD gene encoding tRNA (guanosine(37)-N1)-methyltransferase TrmD, whose translation MGRGLLSVANLRIEVISLFPEMFSAISEYGITSRAVKQGLLQLTCWNPRDYTTDRHHTVDDRPFGGGPGMVMKIKPLEDALVEAKAAAGEKAKVIYLSPQGRQLKQAAVRELANEEALILIAGRYEGIDERFIEAHVDEEWSIGDYVLSGGELPAMVLIDAVTRLLPGALGHADSAEEDSFTDGLLDCPHYTRPEVYADQRVPDVLLSGNHAHIRRWRLQQSLGRTYERRADLLESRSLSGEEKKLLEEYILARDDS comes from the coding sequence ATGGGACGCGGACTTCTAAGCGTGGCTAATTTGCGCATTGAAGTGATCAGTTTGTTTCCCGAGATGTTCTCCGCCATCAGCGAGTACGGCATCACCAGTCGGGCGGTGAAACAGGGGCTGTTGCAGCTTACCTGTTGGAACCCGCGAGACTACACGACAGATCGACATCACACTGTGGATGATCGCCCATTTGGCGGTGGTCCGGGCATGGTGATGAAGATCAAGCCCCTGGAAGACGCGTTGGTTGAGGCCAAGGCCGCCGCCGGGGAGAAGGCGAAGGTAATTTACCTGTCCCCTCAAGGCCGTCAGCTGAAACAGGCTGCGGTACGCGAACTGGCGAATGAGGAAGCACTGATCCTGATTGCCGGTCGCTATGAAGGCATTGACGAGCGGTTTATTGAAGCTCATGTCGATGAAGAGTGGTCGATTGGGGACTATGTCCTGTCTGGCGGCGAGCTGCCGGCGATGGTCCTGATAGATGCGGTTACACGACTGCTGCCTGGAGCTTTAGGGCATGCGGACTCCGCGGAGGAAGATTCCTTCACGGATGGTTTGCTGGATTGCCCGCACTACACCCGACCGGAGGTGTATGCGGATCAGCGTGTTCCCGACGTATTGCTAAGTGGCAATCACGCACACATCCGGCGTTGGCGTTTACAGCAGTCCCTTGGTCGGACCTATGAACGACGCGCCGATCTTCTGGAAAGCCGCTCGCTTTCTGGAGAAGAGAAGAAGCTGCTCGAGGAATACATCCTCGCGCGGGACGATAGTTAA
- the rimM gene encoding ribosome maturation factor RimM (Essential for efficient processing of 16S rRNA), protein MNATPAVADDLIVIGKIYSVHGVRGEVKVYSFTDPTENLLQYKTWTLKREGSVKQVELVSGRGSDKFLVAKLKGLDDREEARLLAGYEICVPRNLFPELTDGEYYWYQLEGLKVIDQLGQLLGKIDHLLETGANDVMVVKPCAGSLDDRERLLPYTEQCVLAVDLAAGEMKVEWDADF, encoded by the coding sequence ATGAACGCGACGCCAGCTGTTGCTGATGATTTGATCGTTATCGGCAAGATTTACTCTGTTCATGGCGTTCGCGGCGAAGTGAAGGTGTATTCCTTTACTGATCCGACTGAAAACCTGTTGCAGTACAAAACCTGGACGCTCAAGCGCGAAGGTAGTGTGAAACAGGTCGAGCTGGTCAGTGGACGCGGGAGCGATAAGTTCCTGGTCGCAAAGCTCAAGGGTCTTGATGATCGTGAAGAAGCTCGTCTTCTGGCCGGTTATGAGATCTGCGTGCCGCGCAACCTGTTCCCTGAATTGACCGACGGCGAGTACTACTGGTACCAGCTGGAAGGTCTGAAGGTTATTGATCAACTCGGGCAATTGCTCGGGAAAATCGACCATCTTCTGGAAACCGGCGCCAATGATGTAATGGTGGTCAAGCCTTGCGCTGGCAGCCTGGATGATCGCGAACGCCTGTTGCCGTATACCGAGCAATGCGTGTTGGCCGTCGACCTGGCAGCGGGCGAGATGAAGGTGGAATGGGACGCGGACTTCTAA